A genomic segment from Anopheles maculipalpis chromosome X, idAnoMacuDA_375_x, whole genome shotgun sequence encodes:
- the LOC126556441 gene encoding LOW QUALITY PROTEIN: uncharacterized protein LOC126556441 (The sequence of the model RefSeq protein was modified relative to this genomic sequence to represent the inferred CDS: inserted 1 base in 1 codon), with protein sequence MKMFPVXVIARMMASSGHGGSTDSMSSIPPPVEEVIRDQRPHLATIPDVQQVQQNGAHGLNPRSMANARRLGEITDMSRVNHVYGSYHAPPPFGSIQRTFAAVSPNSVADTYTSSRFRGPETRPLARGSGRCPPYLISNRFVPSRTSSFGQRGVASIYSKPVSTANGSQSSGGNEVSSGYVSLLSHDFKNLLRSKNSTTPTSGSDSTAAFDRKLNAQRVTVKKYESLMLKFFPKMNEPPKRSAYDRYTRKTINGDISRPTVQEQSSIETLDLTDDDASDDDCVEVEVSQTKNGRLFTPLDSMLPLARDNANDTKQSKPSAPEPVNTAKERIETKQVCWDDIIQDVEQRYPTMFSQRKSLIEQEKNRLESLRQTTNVQENEARNKMLDYVCSFYKLDELNEPDLKESTPEPEDVPLPELTKEQLNLMHQKLRTGNQVVIEKFNLQITGNDLMTLQDFNWLNDAVINFYMELLRDRSEQKHGQGLPKVYTMNTFFLPQLLKIGYSGVRRWTRKVDLLANDMIVVPVHVGGIHWCMSTIDLRRKTIHYYDSMGAPNNAVLNALEDYLCQESLDKRKTPFDKSGLTKQNIRDCPRQKNGSDCGVFSCMFAEYLTRDHPITFDQSNMKYFRRKMTVEIMSGKLLT encoded by the exons atgaaaatgtttcccg CCGTCATTGCACGCATGATGGCGAGCAGCGGACACGGCGGAAGCACCGATAGCA TGTCTTCGATTCCACCACCGGTGGAAGAGGTCATACGCGACCAGAGACCGCATCTGGCGACCATACCCGACGTACAGCAGGTGCAGCAGAATGGTGCACATGGGCTGAATCCACGGTCGATGGCAAACGCGCGTCGCCTGGGTGAAATTACCGACATGTCACGGGTAAACCACGTTTACGGTTCGTACCATGCACCCCCGCCGTTTGGATCCATTCAGCGCACATTCGCAGCAGTCAGTCCCAACAGTGTCGCCGATACGTATACCAGTAGCAGATTCAGGGGGCCAGAAACACGACCGCTGGCACGAGGCAGTGGCCGGTGTCCGCCGTATTTAATCTCGAACAGGTTCGTCCCATCGCGAACATCGTCTTTTGGTCAACGAGGTGTTGCTAGTATTTACTCGAAGCCAGTATCCACTGCCAACGGTAGCCAGTCGTCGGGAGGCAATGAGGTGAGTTCCGGTTATGTTTCGCTGCTGTCCCACGACTTTAAAAATCTGCTGCGCTCAAAGAACAGCACCACCCCGACGTCCGGGTCCGATTCCACAGCTGCCTTCGACCGAAAGTTGAACGCACAACGTGTAACCGTAAAGAAGTATGAATCGCTGATgctaaagtttttccccaaaATGAACGAACCGCCCAAACGGAGCGCTTACGATCGATACACGAGGAAGACGATTAATGGAGATATTTCACGACCGACGGTGCAAGAACAGTCCTCAATAGAAACGCTCGATCTAACCGACGATGACGCTAGCGACGACGATTGTGTGGAGGTGGAAGTGTCACAAACCAAAAATGGACGTTTATTTACGCCGCTCGATTCGATGCTTCCACTGGCGCGGGACAATGCGAACGACACAAAGCAATCGAAACCGAGTGCACCGGAACCGGTTAACACGGCCAAGGAGCggatcgaaacgaaacaagtCTGCTGGGACGATATTATCCAGGACGTAGAGCAGCGTTACCCAACCATGTTCAGCCAGCGCAAATCCCTGATCGAGCAGGAAAAGAATCGTCTCGAAAGTCTGCGCCAAACCACAAACGTGCAGGAAAATGAGGCCCGCAACAAAATGCTCGACTATGTGTGCTCCTTCTACAAGCTCGATGAGCTGAACGAACCGGACCTGAAAGAATCAACGCCCGAGCCGGAAGATGTACCGCTGCCGGAGCTAACCAAGGAACAACTCAATTTGATGCATCAGAAGTTGCGCACCGGAAACCAGGTGGTTATCGAGAAGTTTAATCTCCAGATTACCGGCAACGATCTCATGACGCTGCAGGATTTCAACTGGCTGAATGATGCGGTCATCAACTTCTACATGGAGCTGCTTCGGGATCGTAGCGAGCAAAAGCACGGCCAGGGCCTGCCGAAGGTTTACACGATGAATACGTTCTTTCTGCCGCAGCTGCTGAAAATCGGTTACTCAGGTGTACGGCGCTGGACACGCAAGGTAGACCTACTGGCAAATGATATGATTGTGGTTCCGGTACACGTCGGTGGCATTCATTGGTGTATGTCGACGATCGATCTGCGGCGGAAAACGATACACTATTACGACTCGATGGGTGCGCCCAACAATGCCGTACTGAACGCGCTGGAAGACTATTTGTGTCAGGAATCACTGGACAAGCGCAAAACGCCATTCGACAAGAGTGGCCTAACCAAGCAGAACATACGCGACTGTCCGCGCCAGAAGAATGGGAGCGATTGTGGTGTGTTCAGCTGTATGTTTGCAGAATACCTAACACGCGACCACCCGATCACGTTCGATCAGTCGAACATGAAGTACTTCCGGAGGAAGATGACGGTGGAAATAATGTCGGGGAAGTTGCTGACGTAA